Below is a window of Candidatus Thermoplasmatota archaeon DNA.
AAGTTTTCCTGCCCTTTTATTCTGACTGGGGAAACTTCTCGCATTAAAAGTTTCTATTCCATCCAGTTTCAGCCCATCAAAATTTTTTATCGCCCCTGAAAATATGCGGCAAGGATGGGGTAAAATTGCTATTCCGCCCTTGTCATGTATTTCCTCAATAGATTCCTCTACTTTTCTACCCTTTATCTCTTCCCTCATTCCAAGTCCAAGCAGATGCCCCCTGTCGGTGGATATCTCAGTTCCGGGAATTATAATAAATTCGTCTAAATCATATCTTTTCAGCGCCCCTTTCATTGTATTGTGATCGGTTATCGCCATCCCCCTGAAACCTTTCTTTTTTAAAATTCCGGCCATTTTCTCGGGCTTTTCATGTCCATCATCGGAATAATATGTATGAACGTGCAGGTCAAACATTGTGGAATAATGAGGAAGAGCTATTTAATCCCTTTTAGCGTGGCTTAAGCATGATATCTTATGACGGCAAGGTCGGCAGGTCTCCCCTCGTATTCTATGATGCGCATCGATGCCTCTATTTCTCTTATTTTTCCATCCTTGGAAATAAGCTTATATCTGACTATGGATGGGACATCTTTTCCTTCAATTCTCTTTCTGTAATTCTCTTCGACTCTCTTTTTGTCTTCCGGGGCGACAATATCTAAAAAATTTATCCCCGTTAACTCTTCAGTTGAATAGCCAGTAGCCCTGCATTGCCCACCCGCAAACTTTATTTTTCCGTCTTGAAGTACGGTTATGGCATCACACATTTCAGTTAAAATGAGTGAATAGAGTTCTCTCTCTTTTTTCAGCCTTGCCTCTACCATCTTCCTCGCAGTAATGTCTTTTCCAATGCCGATATACTTTTCAACTTTTCCACGTTTCTTTATTGTTCCGACAGCCAGTATAAAATCTAGGGCTTTTCCATCTCTTCTTAGCAGTTTAATTTCATAATTTTTTACAAAACTCCTGCTATTAATGTATTCCATCATTTCATTCATTTCACGTTCATCCGAAAATATTGTGGATATGTTCTCATCGAGAAGTTCCTCCTTCCTGCTGTACCCAAGGCTATCCACGGTTTCATCATTGCAGTTAATTATCCTGCCATCAGGTGATATGATAAAAGCAGGAGCTTTCAAATTTTCAAATATTTGCCGATATTCTCCCCCATTGGTAGATGCTGCCAGTTCTATCTTTTTTAATAGCTCCCCAAAATCTATCTGCTGGAGGAGTGCCTCCCTTCTTTCCATTCTCACGTTGGAAACATGGATGCGAATCGCTTCCTTGCAAAACTCTGCAATGCTTGAATACCCCAATTCTGGTTTTCTATTTACCTTTTTTTGCAGTTCGTCATGCAATTCTCGTGGAACAGATATTATACTGTATTTTGACATGCATATCGTGCACACATAATGTATTACGTTATATATAAATTGTTGTGCTATGAGCACAATTTTGTGTTATCACGACAATCAATGTATAGGGGCGCCTTTCGCTACATTTCTGTCGAGTTTTATCGCTCCTTTTTTATCCCTTAAAATTTTTCTTTTGTATTCTACAAGTCCCTTTTCATTGACTTTCATATGAATTTTTTCAAACTCCTTGAAATCCACCACTTCTACTGGCTTCGGTTCTATTCCTTCAATGCCCACCCTTCCTCCAGGCTCATCATCTGGAATGAGCA
It encodes the following:
- a CDS encoding PHP-associated domain-containing protein encodes the protein MFDLHVHTYYSDDGHEKPEKMAGILKKKGFRGMAITDHNTMKGALKRYDLDEFIIIPGTEISTDRGHLLGLGMREEIKGRKVEESIEEIHDKGGIAILPHPCRIFSGAIKNFDGLKLDGIETFNARSFPSQNKRAGKLAKTMKLPETGGSDAHYAWEVGKGYTTADAESVDDVIEEILKKRTKTGGAPSIIRPLKSSVMALSSYTRRGFRRV
- a CDS encoding PAS domain S-box protein, giving the protein MSKYSIISVPRELHDELQKKVNRKPELGYSSIAEFCKEAIRIHVSNVRMERREALLQQIDFGELLKKIELAASTNGGEYRQIFENLKAPAFIISPDGRIINCNDETVDSLGYSRKEELLDENISTIFSDEREMNEMMEYINSRSFVKNYEIKLLRRDGKALDFILAVGTIKKRGKVEKYIGIGKDITARKMVEARLKKERELYSLILTEMCDAITVLQDGKIKFAGGQCRATGYSTEELTGINFLDIVAPEDKKRVEENYRKRIEGKDVPSIVRYKLISKDGKIREIEASMRIIEYEGRPADLAVIRYHA